A genomic window from Candidatus Pelagisphaera phototrophica includes:
- a CDS encoding ParA family protein gives MATKISFLNIKGGTGKTSLLVNVASCLAYMGKRVLVVDFDAQSNSSIWLMRLDRWNELNRNPANFILSVFKENGSSLRNCIQKDVVRDAEGDIALKGLDLVPSSFSLMDLEHEVPNPWEKPFYAHFFDEIQDIEDQYDYIFFDSPPNFFRGTQCSVFCSDHIVVPANPDALSIVGFHLLIDKLESFKKQSYRWRKERSAPAPEVLGISLNAVKPGANIDVPIERFTAQIERFVAQKKVPQKACVFPETIRHSISVGRAVLQGLPMVLMSKREASMQVAEDYVHTTQRILKLTSETMPRIPISDRSLSLN, from the coding sequence ATGGCGACAAAGATAAGTTTTTTAAATATCAAAGGAGGTACGGGAAAAACCTCTTTACTCGTAAATGTGGCATCGTGTCTCGCGTACATGGGAAAACGCGTTTTGGTGGTCGATTTCGATGCTCAGAGCAATTCGAGTATATGGCTCATGCGCCTCGACCGTTGGAACGAGTTGAACCGGAATCCAGCGAATTTTATTCTAAGTGTTTTTAAAGAAAACGGCTCCTCACTACGCAATTGTATCCAAAAGGATGTGGTTCGTGATGCCGAAGGTGATATCGCCCTCAAGGGCCTTGATTTAGTTCCATCGAGCTTCTCGCTAATGGATCTTGAGCACGAGGTACCCAACCCTTGGGAGAAGCCGTTCTACGCTCACTTTTTCGACGAAATCCAGGACATTGAGGATCAGTACGACTACATCTTCTTTGACTCCCCACCCAATTTCTTTCGCGGGACGCAATGCTCGGTCTTTTGCAGCGACCACATTGTGGTCCCGGCCAACCCAGACGCTTTGAGTATCGTCGGCTTCCACCTCCTCATCGACAAACTGGAATCCTTCAAGAAGCAAAGCTACCGCTGGCGTAAGGAGCGTTCCGCTCCTGCTCCGGAAGTGCTTGGGATTTCACTTAACGCGGTTAAACCAGGTGCCAACATCGATGTGCCTATCGAAAGATTCACTGCGCAGATCGAGCGATTCGTAGCCCAAAAGAAGGTACCACAAAAGGCCTGTGTTTTCCCCGAGACAATTCGTCACTCCATTTCCGTTGGACGGGCAGTCCTGCAAGGCCTGCCAATGGTGCTGATGAGCAAGCGAGAGGCTTCCATGCAGGTTGCGGAAGACTACGTCCATACGACCCAAAGAATTCTTAAGCTCACCTCAGAGACCATGCCACGCATCCCTATTTCGGACCGCTCCCTGTCACTCAATTAG
- a CDS encoding SDR family NAD(P)-dependent oxidoreductase, translating to MANSFSDSAFLVTGSTRGIGRGIAELLIKEGASVGIHGRDIEGVKAVCDELGADKAAPFAADLSNPENAAELVKAFYAHFGRLDGLVNNAGAGNPVAFRGLKLEGWRATQSLNLESAFIASQEAYKLMRKSRSGSIVNMASISAHGPGNLMGADYAASKAGLVSLTRTFALEAARFGIRCNAVSPGIVETDMAEGMSEEMIQKMAIPLNRLATTRDVANVTVFLLSENASYLTGQVIHVDGGQFIYG from the coding sequence ATGGCTAATTCATTCAGTGACAGCGCTTTTTTAGTCACAGGATCTACTAGAGGTATCGGACGCGGGATTGCCGAGCTGCTCATTAAGGAAGGCGCCTCAGTGGGGATTCACGGGCGCGATATCGAAGGGGTCAAAGCCGTTTGCGATGAGCTAGGAGCCGATAAAGCGGCCCCATTCGCCGCGGACCTATCCAATCCCGAAAATGCAGCGGAACTGGTAAAAGCGTTTTACGCCCATTTCGGTCGCCTAGACGGTCTCGTAAATAACGCAGGCGCCGGCAACCCGGTCGCATTTCGCGGTCTCAAGCTGGAAGGCTGGAGAGCCACGCAAAGTTTGAATTTAGAATCCGCGTTCATTGCATCCCAAGAGGCCTACAAATTGATGCGTAAATCCCGTTCTGGCAGTATCGTGAATATGGCCTCAATCTCGGCTCATGGACCCGGAAATCTAATGGGGGCTGATTACGCTGCCTCCAAAGCAGGTCTCGTCAGTCTCACACGAACATTTGCCCTCGAAGCCGCTCGCTTTGGCATCCGCTGCAATGCCGTCTCTCCCGGAATCGTGGAAACCGATATGGCTGAGGGCATGAGCGAGGAGATGATCCAAAAAATGGCGATCCCCCTCAACCGCCTTGCGACAACCCGCGATGTTGCCAACGTGACAGTATTTCTTCTCTCAGAAAACGCATCCTACTTAACCGGGCAGGTCATCCACGTCGATGGCGGTCAGTTCATATACGGATAG